The Coleofasciculaceae cyanobacterium genome has a segment encoding these proteins:
- a CDS encoding YlxR family protein codes for MNQINYRRCISCRQVAPKELLWRVVRLASSHKIQLDRGMGRSAYLCPNIKCLTQARIKNRLRGSLKTKVPDDIYQSLQERLS; via the coding sequence TTGAACCAAATAAACTATCGTCGTTGTATAAGCTGTCGACAAGTCGCACCCAAAGAATTACTCTGGCGCGTAGTGCGTTTAGCCTCAAGCCATAAAATCCAGTTAGATCGAGGAATGGGACGTTCTGCATATCTTTGCCCCAATATTAAGTGTTTAACTCAAGCTAGAATAAAAAATCGTCTAAGAGGTTCTTTAAAAACCAAAGTTCCTGATGATATTTATCAAAGTTTACAAGAACGTTTAAGCTGA
- the nusA gene encoding transcription termination factor NusA, with protein MTLVSLPGLKATIDEISQRYNLPGSSVEEALREALIKGYEKFRRSKNRNEEFSEEYFENFNVQLDTEEEGFQILTTKVIVDISKDQIEDRDHQIALSEVQEQVDDSEIQVGDSVLVDVTPEQKDFGRMAAIQTKQVLLQKLRDQQRKLIQAEFQDLEGTVLQARVVRFERQSAIVAVTSGLGQPEVEAELPKREQLPNDTYRSNTTFKVYLKKVRDTPHRGPQLMVSRATAGLVVELFSNEVPEIEEEIVRIVAVAREAHPPSRHVGVRTKIAVDTLERDVDPVGACIGARGSRIQAVVNELRGEKIDVIRWSPDPATYISNSLSPARVDQVVLANTEEKQSLVLVAEDQLSLAIGKEGQNVRLAARLTGWKIDLKDINKYDEAAEMAKWAAQARATELTESEETIDEVETEEAEETEVLETIEEAEPIAEAETIEEAEPEQES; from the coding sequence ATGACTCTAGTCAGTTTGCCTGGTCTCAAGGCAACTATCGATGAAATTAGCCAGAGATATAATTTACCTGGTAGCTCTGTAGAAGAGGCTTTGAGAGAAGCATTAATCAAAGGTTACGAAAAGTTTCGCCGTTCTAAAAACCGTAACGAAGAATTTAGCGAAGAATATTTTGAAAACTTTAATGTTCAACTGGATACAGAAGAAGAAGGTTTTCAAATTCTTACTACCAAAGTGATCGTGGATATTAGTAAAGACCAAATTGAAGACCGCGATCACCAGATTGCTTTGAGCGAAGTGCAAGAGCAAGTTGACGACTCCGAAATTCAGGTAGGAGACTCGGTATTAGTAGACGTTACTCCCGAACAAAAAGATTTTGGACGAATGGCAGCAATCCAAACCAAACAGGTGCTGTTACAAAAACTCAGGGATCAACAAAGAAAGCTAATACAAGCAGAGTTCCAGGATTTAGAAGGGACAGTTTTACAGGCGAGAGTAGTTCGTTTTGAAAGGCAATCAGCGATTGTGGCAGTTACCAGTGGTTTGGGACAGCCAGAAGTAGAGGCAGAATTACCCAAGCGTGAACAACTACCCAACGACACCTATCGCTCTAACACCACCTTCAAAGTTTATTTGAAAAAAGTTAGGGATACTCCACATCGTGGACCCCAGCTAATGGTTTCTCGAGCCACAGCAGGATTGGTCGTAGAATTATTTAGTAACGAAGTTCCTGAAATAGAAGAAGAAATTGTCCGTATCGTCGCTGTTGCCAGGGAAGCTCATCCTCCTTCTCGCCATGTAGGAGTGCGCACTAAAATTGCCGTCGATACTTTAGAAAGAGATGTCGATCCCGTCGGAGCCTGCATTGGCGCTAGGGGTTCAAGAATCCAAGCCGTGGTAAATGAATTGCGAGGAGAAAAAATCGATGTAATTCGATGGTCGCCCGATCCTGCAACCTATATCTCTAATTCTCTTAGTCCTGCCAGAGTTGACCAAGTAGTTTTAGCTAATACAGAAGAAAAACAATCTTTGGTTTTGGTTGCTGAAGATCAGTTGAGTTTAGCAATTGGTAAAGAAGGGCAAAATGTTCGTTTGGCTGCTCGTCTTACAGGATGGAAAATTGATCTTAAAGATATTAATAAATATGATGAAGCAGCAGAAATGGCAAAATGGGCAGCTCAAGCCAGAGCAACAGAACTGACCGAGTCGGAAGAAACGATTGATGAGGTAGAAACAGAAGAAGCCGAGGAAACTGAAGTGTTAGAAACTATAGAAGAAGCCGAACCAATTGCTGAAGCTGAAACTATAGAAGAAGCCGAACCAGAGCAAGAATCTTAG
- the rimP gene encoding ribosome maturation factor RimP — protein sequence MTHPVVPQIIKLASPLAEDLKLELVDAVFQTNQTPPILRIDVRNPHGDTSLENCEQMSRVLEEKLDLTEIIPGTYVLEISSPGISRTLTTDREFIAFKGFAVTIKTFAPYKNKKQWQGRLQHRDETAIHINNKGKAIAIPRELIAKVQLDDG from the coding sequence ATGACTCATCCGGTTGTCCCCCAAATTATTAAACTAGCATCTCCTTTAGCTGAAGATCTCAAGCTAGAGTTAGTCGACGCAGTGTTTCAAACCAATCAAACACCACCAATTCTGAGGATAGACGTGAGAAATCCTCATGGGGACACTAGCCTGGAAAACTGCGAACAGATGAGTCGTGTTCTCGAAGAGAAGCTAGATCTAACAGAAATTATTCCTGGGACCTATGTCTTAGAAATTTCTAGCCCTGGTATTTCCCGTACTCTGACTACAGATCGAGAATTTATCGCCTTCAAGGGGTTTGCCGTGACAATCAAAACCTTTGCTCCATATAAAAATAAAAAACAGTGGCAAGGGCGACTGCAACATCGTGACGAAACGGCAATTCATATCAACAATAAGGGTAAAGCGATCGCTATCCCGCGCGAATTAATTGCTAAAGTACAGCTTGATGATGGATAA
- the petD gene encoding cytochrome b6-f complex subunit IV, with amino-acid sequence MSTLKKPDLSDPTLRAKLAQGMGHNYYGEPAWPNDLLYIFPVVILGTIGLVVSLAVLDPAIVGEPANPFATPLEILPEWYLYPVFQILRVVPSKLLGIAAQTAVPLGLMLIPFIENVNKFQNPFRRPVATTLFLFGTLVTIWLGIGATFPIDESLTLGLF; translated from the coding sequence ATGTCCACTTTAAAAAAGCCAGATCTAAGCGATCCCACTTTACGCGCTAAGTTAGCTCAAGGTATGGGTCACAATTACTATGGTGAGCCTGCATGGCCTAATGATTTGCTATACATTTTCCCCGTAGTTATCTTAGGAACTATTGGTTTGGTTGTAAGTTTAGCTGTACTCGATCCTGCAATTGTAGGCGAACCTGCTAACCCTTTTGCTACTCCTCTAGAGATTTTACCTGAATGGTATTTATATCCTGTATTCCAAATTCTCCGGGTTGTTCCTAGCAAATTGTTAGGGATTGCGGCTCAAACAGCAGTACCTCTGGGTCTGATGTTGATTCCTTTCATTGAAAATGTTAACAAATTTCAAAATCCTTTCCGTCGTCCTGTAGCCACCACACTATTCTTATTTGGTACTTTGGTAACTATTTGGCTGGGAATTGGGGCAACTTTCCCCATTGACGAATCTCTAACACTAGGCTTGTTCTAA
- a CDS encoding cytochrome b6: MFSKQVTDSKTFQWFDERLEIQSISDDITSKYVPPHVNIFYCLGGITLVCFLIQFATGFCMTFYYKPNVSEAFASVEYIMNEVSFGWLIRSIHRWSASMMVLMMILHTFRVYLTGGFKNPRELTWITGVIMAVITVSFGVTGYSLPWDQIGYWAVKIVSGVPAAIPVVGDQLVELLRGSASVGQATLTRFYSLHTFVLPWLIAVFMLLHFLMIRKQGISGPL, translated from the coding sequence ATGTTTTCTAAACAAGTAACTGATTCAAAAACTTTTCAATGGTTTGATGAGCGTCTAGAAATTCAATCAATTTCTGATGACATCACCAGCAAGTACGTACCACCCCACGTAAACATTTTTTATTGCCTAGGCGGTATTACTCTGGTTTGCTTCTTAATCCAGTTCGCCACTGGATTTTGTATGACTTTTTACTATAAGCCCAATGTATCTGAAGCTTTTGCTTCCGTTGAGTACATCATGAACGAAGTCAGCTTCGGCTGGTTAATCCGTTCTATCCATCGCTGGTCAGCTAGCATGATGGTTTTGATGATGATTCTTCACACTTTCCGCGTTTATCTGACTGGTGGATTTAAAAACCCCCGTGAGTTGACCTGGATTACTGGAGTAATCATGGCAGTGATCACAGTAAGCTTTGGTGTAACTGGTTACTCTTTACCTTGGGATCAAATTGGCTATTGGGCGGTAAAAATTGTATCTGGTGTTCCAGCAGCAATTCCAGTCGTTGGCGATCAGCTAGTTGAGCTACTAAGAGGTAGTGCTAGTGTTGGTCAAGCTACTTTGACTCGTTTCTATAGCTTGCACACTTTTGTTCTACCTTGGTTGATTGCAGTATTTATGCTGCTGCACTTTTTGATGATTCGCAAACAAGGTATTTCTGGTCCTTTGTAA
- the ctpA gene encoding carboxyl-terminal processing protease CtpA has translation MVKKVCSIVLLVFFWFASCWYTPNAQAFTEEQKLLLQSWRIVNQSYLDETFNHQNWWKLREKFVKKPLRDREETYTAIEEMLASLDDPFTRLLRPEQYHSLQVNTSGQLSGVGLQINVNPETKLIEVISPLAGSPAEAAGIEPKDSILEIDGVDTKTITLDEAAAKMRGSIGTKVSLRIQSGQDKAAKPHTVDLVRDRISLNPVYIALDTNTDKKVGYVRLSQFSANAAKEIAHGVSKLEKQGAEAYILDLRNNPGGLLQSGVEIARMWVDNGTIVYTVNRQGALGSFDSNSEILTDDPLVVLVNQGTASASEILAGALQDNERALLVGEKTFGKGLIQSLFELPDGAGLAVTVAKYETPNHTDINKLGIEPDNVVSQKPITYAQIATEADQQYQEALKLLTAKESVLAEAA, from the coding sequence ATGGTCAAGAAAGTTTGTTCAATTGTTCTGCTGGTATTTTTTTGGTTCGCTTCTTGCTGGTACACACCTAATGCTCAAGCTTTTACTGAAGAACAAAAGCTTTTATTGCAATCGTGGCGCATTGTCAATCAATCTTATTTAGATGAAACTTTCAATCATCAAAATTGGTGGAAGCTAAGAGAGAAGTTTGTCAAAAAACCGCTGCGCGATCGCGAAGAGACTTATACTGCGATCGAAGAAATGCTGGCAAGCCTAGACGATCCTTTTACCAGACTACTTAGACCTGAACAATATCATAGTTTACAGGTAAATACTTCGGGACAACTTTCTGGTGTAGGACTACAAATCAACGTTAATCCCGAAACCAAGCTAATTGAAGTTATTTCGCCCTTGGCTGGCTCTCCTGCCGAAGCAGCAGGAATTGAACCCAAAGACAGTATTTTAGAAATTGATGGAGTTGATACGAAAACTATTACTCTAGACGAAGCAGCAGCCAAAATGCGTGGCAGTATTGGCACAAAAGTTTCTCTGAGGATACAGTCTGGGCAAGACAAAGCCGCCAAACCTCATACCGTCGATCTAGTTCGCGATCGCATTTCACTCAATCCTGTTTATATCGCTTTAGATACTAACACCGATAAGAAAGTGGGTTATGTGCGACTCAGTCAGTTTAGTGCTAACGCAGCCAAAGAAATTGCTCATGGAGTTAGCAAGTTAGAAAAACAGGGAGCAGAAGCTTATATTCTTGATTTACGCAATAATCCTGGGGGTTTATTACAGTCTGGAGTCGAAATTGCGAGAATGTGGGTTGATAACGGCACGATTGTTTATACCGTAAATCGTCAGGGAGCTTTAGGCAGCTTTGATTCCAATAGTGAAATATTAACCGACGATCCCTTAGTCGTTTTGGTCAACCAAGGAACAGCTAGTGCTAGCGAAATTTTGGCAGGAGCATTACAAGACAACGAAAGAGCTTTATTGGTGGGAGAAAAAACCTTTGGCAAAGGGTTGATTCAATCTTTGTTTGAATTACCCGACGGTGCTGGTTTAGCGGTAACGGTGGCTAAATATGAAACTCCCAATCATACAGATATTAATAAGCTGGGAATCGAGCCAGACAATGTTGTGTCCCAAAAGCCGATCACCTATGCTCAAATCGCTACTGAAGCCGACCAACAGTATCAAGAGGCGTTGAAGCTATTGACTGCCAAAGAAAGCGTTTTAGCCGAAGCAGCATAA
- a CDS encoding DUF1499 domain-containing protein: protein MFNLKGKKPNNLGVKDGKLTACPDTPNCVSSQSNDAQSQIEPLPIVSMAEIKKVLQNMERVTIIEETDKYLYAEFKSRLMGYVDDVEFYLDSDVNVVQVRSASRLGKSDLGVNRKRVEEIRSKLK from the coding sequence ATGTTTAATTTAAAAGGAAAAAAACCTAATAATTTAGGTGTCAAAGATGGGAAGTTAACTGCTTGTCCTGATACTCCTAACTGTGTTAGTAGTCAAAGTAATGATGCTCAGTCGCAGATCGAACCGTTGCCAATTGTATCTATGGCTGAGATTAAGAAAGTGCTACAGAACATGGAGAGAGTTACCATCATTGAAGAGACAGATAAGTATCTTTATGCAGAATTTAAAAGCAGGCTAATGGGATATGTGGATGATGTGGAGTTCTATTTAGATTCTGACGTTAATGTGGTTCAGGTTCGCTCTGCTTCTCGCCTTGGCAAATCCGATCTCGGAGTCAACCGTAAGCGAGTTGAAGAAATTAGAAGCAAACTTAAATAA
- a CDS encoding pentapeptide repeat-containing protein, with translation MPTTALSSKSPLAANIIAKLQSGQSLAHADYSNQDLYAIALNEANLEQVNLAQSILTNADLVGVNLKGANLCHADLRGANLTGADLRGANLTGAYLSRADLRRANLSNANLHNTQFQVTIYDNETIFPEEFNCKSSGAVGPGANLNGAYFNTANLRGVDLTGAKMLGAYLSGADLTGAILDNVSLSGANLQKAIMTGASLRNARLANTELKGVDFRAADLTGAILENLQNIAGADFSLVRGLSEQARSAILSFPAPDLTTWNAYTRCNTKDSLEKN, from the coding sequence ATGCCCACCACCGCCTTAAGCAGTAAATCTCCTCTTGCTGCAAATATTATTGCCAAACTCCAGTCAGGACAAAGTTTAGCCCACGCCGACTATAGTAATCAAGATCTATATGCGATCGCACTTAACGAAGCCAATTTAGAGCAGGTTAATTTGGCTCAAAGCATTTTAACTAACGCCGATCTAGTTGGGGTAAATCTCAAAGGAGCAAATCTTTGTCATGCAGATTTAAGAGGAGCAAATTTAACGGGGGCAGATTTAAGAGGAGCAAATTTAACGGGGGCGTATTTGAGTCGTGCTGATTTACGGCGAGCTAACCTCAGTAATGCCAATTTACACAATACTCAGTTTCAGGTAACTATTTACGACAACGAAACTATTTTTCCCGAAGAGTTTAACTGTAAAAGTTCTGGCGCAGTAGGGCCTGGTGCTAATCTTAATGGGGCTTATTTTAATACCGCAAATCTGCGAGGAGTAGATTTGACAGGAGCAAAAATGCTCGGTGCTTACCTAAGTGGGGCGGATCTAACTGGGGCAATTTTAGATAATGTTTCTTTGAGTGGAGCAAATCTGCAAAAAGCCATCATGACAGGGGCGAGCCTGCGCAACGCACGCCTTGCTAACACTGAACTTAAGGGAGTAGATTTTCGAGCTGCTGATTTAACTGGGGCAATTTTAGAAAATCTCCAAAACATTGCAGGAGCAGACTTTAGCCTGGTCAGGGGTTTGAGCGAACAGGCTCGTTCGGCTATCCTGAGCTTTCCTGCACCAGATCTAACCACCTGGAACGCCTATACTCGCTGTAATACAAAAGATAGTCTGGAGAAAAATTAG
- the ureC gene encoding urease subunit alpha → MSYHMDRRAYADTYGPTVGDRVRLADTELLIEVERDFTTYGDEVKFGGGKVIRDGMGQSPISRANGAVDMVITNALILDWWGVVKADIGIKDGKIHQIGKAGNPQIQDNVDIIIGAATEVVAGEGHIVTAGGIDSHIHFICPQQIETAIASGITTMIGGGTGPATGTNATTCTPGAWNIWRMLQAADAFPMNLGFLGKGNSAKPEGLVEQVQAGAMGLKLHEDWGTTPKAIDTCLSVADRYDVQVAIHTDTLNEAGFVENTLAAFKERVIHTYHTEGAGGGHAPDIIKVCGQSNVLPSSTNPTRPFTVNTLEEHLDMLMVCHHLDKSIPEDVAFAESRIRQETIAAEDILHDLGAFSMISSDSQAMGRVGETIIRTWQTAHKMKVQRGVLESSNQEKADNFRAKRYIAKYTINPAITHGIANQVGSIESGKLADICLWKPAMFGVKPEIVIKGGAIAYAQMGDPNASIPTPQPVYMRPMFGSYGGARTATSLSFVSQAAIQAGIPEQIGLQKKAIAVSNTRNLSKADMKLNAALPNIEVNPETYEVRADGELLTCEPAKVLPMTQRYFLF, encoded by the coding sequence ATGAGCTATCACATGGATCGGCGGGCGTATGCGGATACTTATGGTCCCACTGTGGGCGATCGCGTTAGATTAGCGGACACAGAATTGCTAATCGAAGTAGAGCGAGATTTCACTACCTACGGCGATGAGGTTAAATTCGGTGGTGGCAAGGTAATCCGCGATGGCATGGGTCAATCGCCGATCTCCCGCGCAAATGGGGCGGTAGACATGGTAATTACTAACGCTTTAATTCTCGATTGGTGGGGAGTTGTCAAAGCTGATATTGGCATTAAAGATGGCAAGATTCACCAGATAGGTAAGGCAGGCAATCCTCAGATTCAAGATAATGTAGATATCATCATTGGGGCTGCAACCGAAGTTGTGGCTGGTGAAGGACACATAGTTACCGCTGGCGGTATTGATAGCCATATTCACTTTATTTGTCCCCAACAGATTGAAACAGCGATCGCCTCTGGGATTACGACGATGATCGGCGGCGGTACTGGCCCTGCTACGGGTACAAACGCAACCACCTGCACTCCTGGGGCGTGGAATATTTGGCGGATGCTTCAGGCTGCGGATGCTTTTCCGATGAATCTGGGCTTTTTGGGTAAGGGTAATAGTGCTAAACCTGAAGGGCTAGTGGAACAGGTACAGGCAGGTGCAATGGGGCTAAAGCTGCATGAAGATTGGGGAACAACCCCCAAGGCGATCGATACTTGCCTAAGTGTTGCCGATCGCTATGATGTTCAGGTAGCAATCCATACCGATACTCTTAATGAAGCGGGTTTTGTGGAAAATACGCTCGCTGCGTTTAAAGAGCGCGTAATTCATACCTATCATACTGAAGGCGCAGGTGGTGGACATGCTCCTGATATTATTAAAGTCTGCGGTCAGAGTAATGTTTTACCTTCTTCGACTAATCCCACCCGTCCTTTTACCGTCAATACTTTAGAAGAACACCTAGATATGCTGATGGTGTGTCATCACCTTGATAAAAGTATTCCCGAAGATGTAGCCTTTGCTGAATCTCGTATCCGCCAAGAAACCATTGCAGCAGAAGACATTCTGCACGATTTAGGGGCATTTAGCATGATTTCTTCTGATTCTCAAGCAATGGGCAGAGTCGGAGAAACCATAATTCGCACCTGGCAAACCGCCCACAAAATGAAGGTGCAACGGGGTGTCTTAGAATCTTCTAATCAAGAAAAAGCCGATAACTTTCGCGCTAAACGGTATATTGCTAAATACACGATTAACCCTGCCATCACTCACGGTATTGCCAACCAGGTTGGTTCAATTGAGTCAGGGAAACTAGCAGATATCTGTCTCTGGAAACCAGCCATGTTTGGCGTAAAGCCAGAGATTGTCATCAAAGGAGGCGCGATCGCCTATGCTCAAATGGGCGATCCAAATGCGAGTATTCCCACTCCCCAGCCTGTTTATATGCGTCCTATGTTTGGTAGTTATGGCGGTGCGAGGACGGCTACTTCCCTTTCCTTCGTGTCCCAAGCGGCTATACAGGCAGGCATCCCGGAACAGATTGGCTTACAGAAAAAAGCGATCGCTGTAAGCAATACTCGTAATTTAAGCAAGGCAGATATGAAGCTCAACGCTGCTTTACCTAATATCGAAGTCAATCCCGAAACCTATGAAGTGCGAGCCGATGGCGAGTTATTAACCTGCGAACCTGCTAAAGTTTTACCAATGACACAACGATATTTTTTATTTTAG
- a CDS encoding sigma 54-interacting transcriptional regulator, with protein MNLPDLVSFLQQETCLGNLSTEILTEIAANLTAQTIGANQTLVNENTEPDGLYIIQVGKLASNSQLESSQSSLLSGTVLNLYALLLNQPTQYQVETITETQVWFIESSQFSNIVQQHPEITQTFSQQLATEVKELSEQLLFEQERQVTLRPYLVSKARRGVIGKSRYATRLRSQIKQAAQTRESVLIFGEPGLEKDNLATLIHFGSANRRQPIIKIDCSKLQTSGAELFGRSGGKPGLIASLQGGTLVLNNIHLLAKELIPAIAELIKTHQYTPIIRPGGEADTPQRSQARIILISEQAIAAIDSVVDSLIKVPPLRVRKTDLDEQINYYLNLVGRDKCLRKTQITPEAIRNLQTYDFPNNLRELESIIERALTQLQGCDDITEEVVWQSQSKKKQYRLNLLNRYPQLRYFLRSDWFPDRINYGFTLSFFAFIVLVLFIAPQNRQENFALNLFWAWWWPLILIGFPFVGRLWCAVCPFMIYGEITQKLSLILFPRQLKKWPRHHAEKWGGWFLFGLFALILLWEELWNLENTAYLSACLLLLITAGAMIFSAIFERRFWCRYLCPIGGMNGLFAKLSMTELRAQQGTCSAECTTYQCYKGGPAKGEGQETNGCPLYSHPAQLTDNRDCVLCMTCLKACPHRSVEFNLRPPGIELWTTHTPHSYEVALLFLLLNVVFLHRLPEISIRLGLDLHLDRFSNHALVSILVLSMPAIVPLIAQAINKLIGKLNRKYRPRKFIEVAYGYLPLVLAGNLAHYLRLGLAEGGRVLPVTMATFGLNGANLPLLVAHPAVIAFLQGTSLIIGVLLSILLTQKIARQQFKYLLPQLGAIAFLGFGMWQVIVGF; from the coding sequence ATGAATTTACCCGATCTAGTATCATTCCTTCAACAAGAAACTTGTCTGGGCAATCTATCAACCGAAATTTTAACCGAAATTGCAGCTAACCTAACTGCACAGACTATTGGTGCTAATCAAACTCTGGTTAATGAAAATACTGAACCCGATGGTTTGTATATTATTCAAGTAGGAAAATTAGCTAGTAATAGTCAATTAGAATCAAGTCAAAGTAGTTTGCTATCGGGAACAGTACTAAATTTATATGCTTTATTACTAAATCAACCGACGCAATATCAGGTTGAAACTATCACCGAAACACAAGTTTGGTTTATTGAGAGTTCCCAGTTTAGCAATATTGTTCAGCAACATCCGGAAATAACTCAAACTTTTTCCCAACAGTTAGCTACAGAAGTCAAAGAATTATCAGAGCAATTATTATTTGAACAAGAACGTCAGGTAACTTTAAGACCTTATTTAGTTAGCAAAGCTAGACGAGGAGTTATTGGTAAAAGTCGCTATGCAACCAGATTGCGATCGCAAATCAAACAGGCTGCGCAAACCAGAGAGTCGGTCTTGATTTTTGGAGAACCAGGATTAGAAAAAGATAACCTGGCAACTTTAATTCACTTTGGCTCTGCTAATCGTCGCCAACCGATTATTAAAATTGACTGTTCTAAACTACAGACTAGTGGTGCCGAATTATTTGGTCGCAGTGGCGGCAAACCAGGGTTAATTGCCAGTCTCCAGGGGGGTACTTTGGTTCTCAATAACATTCACCTCTTAGCAAAAGAATTAATTCCCGCGATCGCTGAGCTAATTAAGACTCATCAATATACGCCAATTATCCGTCCAGGAGGAGAAGCTGACACACCTCAAAGATCTCAAGCCCGAATAATTCTCATTTCTGAGCAAGCGATCGCGGCGATCGATTCTGTGGTGGATAGCCTAATAAAAGTCCCGCCATTAAGAGTGCGTAAAACAGATTTAGATGAACAAATTAACTATTATCTTAATCTTGTTGGGCGTGATAAATGTCTGAGAAAAACCCAAATTACCCCCGAAGCAATTAGAAATCTCCAGACTTATGATTTTCCCAATAACCTGCGGGAACTAGAAAGCATTATTGAGCGAGCTTTGACCCAACTACAAGGCTGTGATGATATTACCGAAGAAGTTGTTTGGCAGTCCCAAAGTAAAAAGAAACAGTATCGGCTGAATCTGCTCAATAGATATCCTCAGCTGCGCTATTTTCTGCGGAGTGATTGGTTTCCTGACAGGATCAATTATGGCTTTACCTTGAGCTTTTTTGCCTTCATTGTTTTAGTGCTTTTCATCGCTCCCCAAAACCGTCAGGAGAACTTTGCGCTTAACTTATTTTGGGCATGGTGGTGGCCATTAATCTTAATTGGATTTCCTTTCGTTGGCAGACTGTGGTGCGCGGTATGCCCCTTTATGATCTACGGCGAAATTACCCAAAAGCTATCTTTAATCTTGTTTCCTAGACAACTTAAGAAATGGCCTAGACATCATGCCGAAAAATGGGGTGGCTGGTTTTTGTTTGGTTTATTTGCTCTCATCTTACTTTGGGAAGAACTGTGGAATCTGGAAAATACCGCTTATCTGTCGGCTTGTTTACTATTGCTGATTACCGCAGGGGCAATGATCTTTTCAGCTATCTTTGAACGTCGCTTTTGGTGTCGTTATCTTTGTCCCATTGGGGGCATGAATGGGTTGTTTGCCAAACTTTCCATGACGGAATTACGAGCGCAACAGGGAACTTGCTCGGCAGAATGTACCACCTACCAATGTTATAAAGGCGGTCCTGCTAAAGGAGAAGGACAAGAAACTAACGGCTGTCCTCTTTATTCCCATCCTGCACAATTAACCGACAATCGAGATTGTGTTTTGTGCATGACCTGTCTTAAAGCCTGTCCCCATCGCTCAGTTGAGTTTAATTTACGTCCCCCTGGAATTGAACTATGGACAACCCATACTCCCCATAGCTATGAAGTGGCGTTGTTATTTTTATTGTTAAACGTTGTCTTTTTGCATCGTTTGCCAGAAATATCAATTCGGCTGGGTTTAGATCTGCACCTAGATCGATTTAGCAACCACGCTTTAGTATCTATTCTGGTTTTAAGTATGCCGGCGATCGTACCGCTCATAGCTCAAGCCATAAATAAACTTATAGGTAAACTAAATCGTAAATACAGACCCCGCAAGTTTATTGAAGTAGCTTATGGTTATTTACCTTTAGTGTTGGCAGGCAACTTAGCTCACTATCTCCGTCTTGGTTTAGCAGAAGGCGGGAGAGTACTTCCCGTAACCATGGCAACCTTTGGTTTAAACGGCGCAAATCTTCCTCTACTCGTAGCTCATCCCGCAGTAATTGCTTTTTTGCAAGGAACTTCTTTGATCATTGGTGTGTTGTTGTCTATCTTATTAACCCAAAAGATTGCTCGTCAGCAGTTTAAATATTTACTACCGCAGCTAGGTGCGATCGCTTTTTTAGGTTTTGGTATGTGGCAGGTAATTGTCGGCTTTTAA